The following are encoded together in the Pithys albifrons albifrons isolate INPA30051 chromosome 5, PitAlb_v1, whole genome shotgun sequence genome:
- the ASIC5 gene encoding acid-sensing ion channel 5 yields the protein MDQLGRFIQLDAKGILEKIRLCLIKKLQPHLEDRRKYHQEFASSTSIHGVHNIAQTRSKTRKVLWLLVLAGCLAIVSWQICSRFIYYFSWPTTTTVVVQYVENIKFPAVTFCNLNRFQAHAVSNLKIIFLIWNIVSAILQKFVIEDKYSQELNDFLAGNQNFSIKEFTRKNGFYLNSSTLLECDFFGKPCYPQDFEHVFTEYGNCFTFNHNDLSARRVSLSGRGLHLLFDIQQDQFTDEPALGFTDAGITFLIHSPQDLPRFDGLGLLAPVGMHAQVAIRHLKSIIQEYPWGECKPDLKLQYHKIYSTNGCLLECKARYIQDWCGCLPFILPGNGTECDLLKFYKCVYPAVYDIEIKGLCTVGTHNSTCPAPCEETDYPTTVTYSSFGGQKAIKYFSAKLKKNPEYIRQNLVRIEIKYHDLSYKITQQQKALTISELLADVGGQLGLFCGASMITIIELLEYVFTNFCWMCIFFLLKAPEMPQWNNPAQNQTIHKEKARGIQEC from the exons ATGGACCAGCTTGGGAGATTCATTCAATTGGATGCTAAAG GAATACTGGAAAAGATACGTTTGTGTTTAATAAAGAAGCTGCAGCCACATTTGGAAGACAGAAGGAAATATCATCAGGAATTTGCCTCATCCACTTCAATTCATGGTGTGCATAATATTGCTCAAACACGGAGCAAGACCCGCaaagtgctgtggctgctggtaCTCGCAGGCTGTCTTGCCATTGTTAGTTGGCAAATCTGCAGCCGCTTTATCTACTACTTCAGCTGGCCAACCACAACTACAGTGGTGGTTCAGTATGTGGAAAACATCAAGTTTCCTGCTGTGACTTTTTGCAACTTAAACAG GTTTCAAGCTCATGCAGTAAGCAacctcaaaataatttttttaatttggaacaTTGTCTCTGCAATTCTCCAAAAATTTGTTATAGAAGATAAATATTCTCAAGAGTTAAATGATTTCCTTGCTGGAAACCAGAACTTCAGCATCAAAGAGTTTACAAGGAAAAATGGGTTTTATCTGAACAGCAGCACATTACTagaatgtgatttttttggAAAGCCATGTTACCCACAG gATTTTGAACATGTTTTCACTGAATATGGAAACTGCTTTACTTTTAATCACAATGATCTTTCAGCAAGAAGAGTGAGTTTGTCTGGAAGAGGCTTACATTTGCTTTTTGATATCCAACAG GACCAATTCACTGATGAGCCTGCTCTTGGTTTTACTGATGCTGGAATAACTTTCCTTATCCATTCACCCCAAGACCTTCCACGGTTTGATGGTTTAGGTTTGTTGGCACCAGTTGGAATGCATGCGCAGGTTGCAATTCGCCACCTGAAG TCAATTATCCAAGAATACCCATGGGGAGAGTGCAAACCTGATTTAAAGCTTCAGTACCACAAGATTTATAGTACTAATGGATGTTTGCTGGAATGCAAAGCCCGGTACATACAGGACTGGTGTGGCTGTTTGCCATTCATTCTCCCAG gaaatgGAACAGAGTGTGACTTGCTGAAGTTTTACAAATGTGTTTATCCAGCAGTCT ATGATATAGAGATAAAAGGATTATGTACAGTAGGAACACACAATTCCACTTGCCCTGCCCCATGTGAAGAAACAGATTATCCTACCACTGTCACGTATTCAAGTTTTGGAGGACAAAAagccataaaatatttttctgcaaaactgaagaaaaatccaGAATATATCAG GCAAAACCTTGTGCGTATTGAGATTAAATACCATGATCTGAGCTACAAAATAACCCAACAGCAAAAGGCCTTGACTATATCTGAGTTGCTTG CCGATGTAGGTGGCCAGCTTGGATTGTTTTGTGGTGCCAGTATGATTACAATCATAGAACTGCTTGAGTATGTTTTTACTAACTTCTGTTGGATGTGCATCTTTTTTCTGTTGAAGGCTCCTGAAATGCCTCAATGGAACAATCCAGCCCAGAACCAAACAATACATAAGGAAAAAGCAAGGGGAATACAAGAATGTTAG